DNA sequence from the Acidimicrobiales bacterium genome:
AGAAGTTCGACCACCGCAAGGGTTTCAAGTTCTCCACCTACGCCACCTGGTGGATCCGCCAGTCGATCGGCCGGGGCATCGCCGACAAGGGCCGCACCATCCGCCTCCCGTCGCACCTGATGGACCTCCTGTCGACGCTCACCCGCACCAGCGCCGGGATGCTCAAGTCGCTCGGACGGGAGCCGACCCCCCGGGAGCTGGCCGAGGAGACCGGCCTGCCGTTCGAGAAGGTGGAGGCGGCGCTGCACGCGGCACCCGACCTGGTGTCGCTGTCGGCGGCCATCGGCGACGACGGCGACCACGAGCTGGGCGACCTCGTGGCCGACAACACGTCGGAGACGCCGTTCGACCTGGCCGCCGCCGCCATCGAGCGCCGCGACCTGCTCACCCTGCTCGACAACCTCGACGCCCGCGAGCGTCGTGTCCTCGAGCTGCGCTTCGGCCTCGGCGACGACCGGCCCCAGACGCTCGACGAGGTCGGCCGCCAGTTCGGCCTCACCCGCGAGCGCATCCGCCAGATCGAGGCCAAGGCGCTCACCAAGCTGCGTCACCCCTGCTCGGCGCCCCGACGCCGCATGGTCGACTCCCTCACCGGCTGACCGGGCCCGACACCTCGCGGAACGCCCGCCGCCGCCCAGACGTCAACAAGGCAGGAGTTGGGCGAACCGGGAGGGACGATGAGCGGACTCGCGAGTCCGAGGGCAGAGCGCGGCCCGGTGGCGGACACGCCACCGCCGGCCATGACCGCCGAGCAGCGACGGCGCTTCGAGACCGACGGCTACGTCGTCGTCCCCGGCGCCCTCAGCCCCCACGAGGTGGCCCGCTACACCGGCGCCCTCGACCAGGCCTACGCCGAGGCCGAGCGCGACAGGACCCTCGCCCCCGACGGGTCGCTGCAGGTGCTCAGCGCGGTCCGGAACTGCCCGCCGCTCGCCGGCCTGCTCGACCACCCCGCCGTGTTCCCGCTGGTGTGGTCGGTGCTCGGCTGGAACATCCACGTCTGCCACTCGCACTTCAACGTCCACCCACCCCTGCACGAACCGGCCCTGTTCCGCTGGCGCTGGCACCAGGACGGCAGCCGCCAGTGCCTCGAGCTG
Encoded proteins:
- a CDS encoding sigma-70 family RNA polymerase sigma factor, which translates into the protein MSVARRRPTSDGTLDLTRRYLGELGSYPLLTATEEAELAETIALGREAEERLATGTGSGAVTRHERTKLLAAVRAADDARSRFIQSNLRLVVSIAKRYQSPGMSLLDLIQEGNLGLMRAVEKFDHRKGFKFSTYATWWIRQSIGRGIADKGRTIRLPSHLMDLLSTLTRTSAGMLKSLGREPTPRELAEETGLPFEKVEAALHAAPDLVSLSAAIGDDGDHELGDLVADNTSETPFDLAAAAIERRDLLTLLDNLDARERRVLELRFGLGDDRPQTLDEVGRQFGLTRERIRQIEAKALTKLRHPCSAPRRRMVDSLTG